GCTGGGCCGTGGCGACGGGCGGGGTCAGCATCGAATCGGTGCTGATGTTCCTGCTGGTCTTCATGTGGACCCCGCCGCATTTCTGGGCCCTCGCCCTGTTCATGAAAAGCGACTACGAAACTGCCGGCGTGCCGATGCTGACCGTGACACATGGCCGCCCGGCCACGCGGCGCCATATCGTCGCCTATACGCTGCTGCTGGCGCCGCTTGCGATCGGCACTGGCTTCACCTCGATCGGCGGGCCGCTTTACATGGCGGTGGCTGTCGTGCTGAACGTCCTGTTCCTGGCCGGAGCCCTGCGCATCTGGCGGCGGGATGAGACCCAGGCGGCGGCAGATGGCTACAAGGTCGAAAGAAGCTTCTTCCGCCTGTCACTGATCTACCTTTTCGCCCATTTCGCCGCGATTCTGGGCGAAGCGGTGCTGGGCCATTACGGCATGGGGGGCTGGTAAGATGCCGCTGGCTCATGAACATGAAATCCACCGCCGCCGCTTTTCCCGCAATGCCGGGCTCGGCGTGGTGCTGGGCGCCTTTGTGGTGCTGATCTTCGTGCTGACCTTCGTGAAGGTCACACAGCAAAGCATGGTCTTCCCCGATCAGCCGACCACTTCGGGCACGCCTTCCGCCCCCTTTGAAGTACAGGAAGGGCAGTGATGGACCGCAATATCAAGACCCTCTGGCAGACCGTCGGCGTCGTTGTCGTCATGGGCTCCCTCGCCTGGGCGGCGGTGCCGGCCTACAACTTTTTCTGCAAGGTCACCGGCTTTGGCGGCATCACGCAAGAGGCCGACGCCGGATCGGACATCGTGCTGGATCAGACGATCAAGGTCCGCTTCGATGGCTCGCTTGACCGCAACATGCCCTGGTCATTCCGCCCCGTGCAGCGCGAAATGGAAGTGCGCATCGGCGAAACCGCCCTTGCCTTCTACGAGGCGCATAATCCCACGGATCGTGTCGTCGCGGGCACAGCGGCCTACAACGTCACGCCCTACGAAGCGGGTGGGTTTTTCACCAAGATCGACTGTTTCTGCTTTACCGAACAGGTATTGCGGCCCGGCGAGACTGTGCAGATGCCCGTGACCTTCTACGTCGATCCCGAAATCGTCGCGGATCGCGATGCAAAGCATGTCCACACGATCACCCTGGGCTATACCTTTTACGAAACCGAACTGCCCGAAGGCTATGTCGTTCCCGAGGAACAGGCAGAGCTTCGGGTCCCGACCCCAACTGCAACCGATTTGAACTGACCCGGCCGCGGCGAGGAAGAACGATATGGCGCACGAAAAGAACCACGATTACCACATTCTCCCACCGTCGATCTATCCGTTCCTGGGGTCGGTCGGCACTTTCATCATGCTCTTCGGTGCGGTCGTCTGGATGAAGATCGCCGGGCCGTGGATGTTCCTCGTCGGCCTGGTCATCGTGCTCTACACGATGTTCGGCTGGTGGAGCGATACCGTCGCGGAAAACAAGGCCGGGGATCACACTCCGGTCGTCCGCATCGGCCTGCGCTACGGCTTTATCCTGTTCATCATGTCCGAGGTGATGTTCTTCGCGGCCTGGTTCTGGAGCTTCTTCAAAAGCGCAATTTACCCGCTTGGCCCGGAATATCCGGCCGTGGACGGTGTCTGGCCGCCCGCCGGGATCGAGACCTTCGACCCCTGGCACCTGCCGCTGATCAACACGCTGATCCTGCTGTGCTCGGGCGCGGCGGCGACCTGGGCGCACCATGCGCTGGTGCATGAAAACAACCGCAAGGACGTGAAGACCGGCCTGACCATCGCCATCGCCCTGGGGCTGATCTTCACCGCCTTCCAGGCCTATGAATACAGCCATGCGGCCTTCGGGTTCGGCGGCAACATCTACGGCGCCAACTTCTTCATGGCGACGGGCTTCCACGGGGCGCATGTGATCATCGGGACGATCTTCCTGTTCATCTGCCTGATGCGCTTCCACTCGGGTCATTTCACCCCCGAGAACCACGTCGGTTTCGAAGCGGCAGCCTGGTACTGGCACTTCGTCGATGTGGTCTGGCTGTTCCTGTTCGCCGCGGTCTATATCTGGGGCGGCTAAACCGACCTGGCCTTCAGGGACCAGACAGGGAATTTCGGAAAAGGCGCGGGGTTCCGCGCCTTTTCCTGCGAACAGGGGGGCGTGATGCGGGGAAAACTGATCGGATCGGTGGTGCTGGGGGCGGCCGGGCTGGCGCTGCTGGTGTCGCTTGGCAACTGGCAGGTGCGGCGGCTGGACTGGAAGCTGGGGGTGATCGACCGGATCGAGACACGGATGGCGGCCGCCCCCGTTGCCCTGCCCGTTTCGCCCGACCCGGAGGCGGATGCCTACCGCGCCGTCGAGGTGGCGGGCCGGTTCACTGGCCGCACCCTGCGTGTGCAATCCGCGATGGAGGGCTTCGGCGCCGGGTACCACCTGATCCAGGCGCTTGAAACGCCAGCGGACGGCAGCCTGTTGATCGACCGGGGGTTCGTCCCCCAGGGCCAGCCTCTGCCCCCCGCGCCGACGGGCGCGGTGACGATCACCGGCAATCTCCTGTGGCCTGACGAGCAGGATGGTTTCACCCCCGACCCCGACCGGCAGGCGGGGCTGTTCTATGCCCGCGATGTGCCCTCCATGGCCGGTCTGCTTGGCACGCGGGCGTTGATGGTGGTACGCCGCGACGGTCCGGCGGGGGGCGGGGCCCTTGTCGTGGCCCCCGTCGGCACCGCGGGAATCCGCAATGATCACAGGGGATATGCGATCACCTGGTACTCACTGGCCGCCGTATGGCTGGTCATGTCGGGCTTTCTGATTTATCGCATGGCCAAACAGTCGAAAGGCAAAGCAGCGTGAAATATATCTCGACACGGGGGAAAGCACCCGAGTTGACCTTCGAAGAGGCCATGCTGACCGGGCTTGCCCGTGACGGCGGGCTCTACGTCCCTGAAGAGATCCCGAGCTTTTCCAGCGAAGAGATCGCCGCCCTTGGCGGGATCTCCTACGAAGAAGCTGCCTTCCGCATCATGTGGCCCTTCCTCGGCAATGCCTTCGGGGCGGATGAATTCCGCGCCTGCATCGCGCGCGCCTATGCGGGCTTCGGTCATGCCGCCCGGGCGCCGCTGGTCCAGCTTGAGCCGAACCATTTCCTGGCAGAGCTGTTCCACGGTCCGACCCTGGCTTTCAAGGATTTCGCCATGCAGCTGATCGGTCAGCTGTTCCAGGCCGCGCTGAAGAAATCGGGGCGTCGCGTGACCATCGTCGGCGCGACCTCGGGCGATACCGGCAGCGCGGCGATCGAGGCCTTCCGCGGGCTCGACAATGTCGATGTCTTCATCCTGTTCCCGCATGGCCGCGTTTCCGAAGTGCAGCGCCGCCAGATGACCACCCCGGCGGATGCCAATGTCCATGCTCTTGCGGTCGATGGCGATTTCGACACCTGTCAGGCGCTGGTCAAGGACATGTTCAATGATTTCGCCTTCCGCGATGAGGTTGGCCTGGCCGGTGTGAATTCGATCAACTGGGCGCGGGTGCTGGCGCAGGTGGTCTATTATTTCACCTCTGCCGTCAGCCTTGGCGCGCCGGATCGCAAGGTCAGCTTCACGGTGCCCACGGGCAATTTCGGCGATATCTTTGCCGGTTACATCGCCCGTCGCGCCGGTCTGCCGATCGACAAGCTGATCGTGGCGACCAACCAGAACGACATCCTGCACCGTTGCCTGACCACCGGCGAATACCGTCCCGACGGCGTTTCGCCCTCGATCTCTCCGTCGATGGATATCCAGGTCAGCTCGAACTTCGAACGCGCGCTTTTCGACGCCCTTGGCCGCGACGGCGCCGCCGTTGGCCAGTTGATGGACGAACTGAAGGCCGGTGGCTTTACCGTGCCGCAGGGCGCGCTTGGCCATTTGCAGGACCTCTTCGCCTCCGGGCGCTGCTCCGAGGACGAGACCCGCGAGACGATCCGCGACATGCGCGCCCAGACCGGCGAATTGCTGTGCCCGCATTCGGCGGTTGCGGTGAAGGTGGCGCGCGAAATGCGCGACCCGCATGTGCCGATGGTGACGCTGGCCACCGCCCACCCGGCCAAGTTCCCCGATGCGGTCGAAGCGGCCTCGGGGCTGCGACCGGGCCTGCCGCCACGTATGGCGGACCTGTTCGAACGTCCCGAACGTTTGACCCGTACCAGCAACGATCTGGCCGAAATTCAGGCGTTGATCCGCGATAAAAGGGCAGAAGCATGAGCGTAGAACTAAGCACCCTCCCGAACGGATTCCGCATCGTTTCGGAACATATGCCGGGCCTGCAATCGGCCTCCATCGGGATCTGGATCGCCGCCGGTGGCCGCCATGAACGCCCTGAACAGAATGGCATCGCCCATTTCCTTGAACATATGGCGTTCAAGGGCACGCGGACCCGCAGCGCGTTGCAGATCGCCGAAGTGATCGAGGACGTGGGCGGCTATATCAACGCCTATACCTCGCGCGAGGTGACCGCCTACTACGCCCGTGTCCTGCAGAACGATGTGCCGCTGGCTCTGGAAGTCATCGCAGATATCCTTCGTGATTCCGTCTTTGATCCGCACGAGATCGAGGTCGAGCGCGGCGTGATCCTGTCCGAGATCGGGCAGGCGCTTGATACCCCTGACGACGTGATCTTCGACTGGCTTCAGGAACGCGCCTATCCCGAACAGCCCCTGGGCCGCACCATCCTCGGCCCCGAAGAGCGCGTGCGCGCCTTCACCCGCGAGGACCTGTCGGGCTTCGTGCGCGAACATTACGGACCGGGGCAGATGATCTTGTCCGCTGCCGGGGCCGTCGATCACGCGCAGATCGTGCAGATGGCCGAAAAGCTGTTCGGCGACATGGCCGCCCACGGCCAGCCCGACCTTGTGCCTGCCCGTTTCGTCGGTGGCGAGATCCGGCACGAGAAGAAGCTGGAACAGGCCCATGTGACCATCGGCTTCGAAAGCCCCGATTACCGCCACAAGGATGCCTATGCGGCGCAGATCTATTCCGCCGCGCTTGGCGGGGGCATGTCGTCGCGGCTGTTTCAGGAGATCCGCGAAAAGCGCGGCCTCTGCTACACGATCTTTGCCCAGGCCGGCGCCTATACCGACAGCGGCATGACCACGATCTACGCCGGCACTACCGGCAAGCAGATCGGAGAACTGTGCGAACTGGTGCTGGACGAGATGAAGCGGGCAGCCGACGGTATTTCCGAAGCCGAGGTCAACCGGGCCCGCGCCCAGATGAAGGCCGGCATGCTGATGGGGCTCGAAGGGGCCTCCTCCCGCGCCGAACGCCTGGCCCGGATGATCGAGATCTGGGGCCGGGTCCCCGACCTTGACGAAATCGTCCAGCGGATCGATTCCGTGACGCCCGAGGAAATCCGCGCCCATGCGGAACACATGGCGACCCGCGCCCCGATGGCGCTGGCGCTATACGGGCCGGTAGCCAATGCGCCCGATTTCGCGGGTCTGTCGGCCCACCGCGCCGCCTGATGCTGCGGAACCGCCGGAAGGTCCGGATAGAGACGGAGCGCATGGTGCTCCGTCCGCCGATCCATGCCGACTACCGCGACTGGACGACCCTGCGCCATTCGAGCATGGATTTCCTGACCCCCTGGGAACCGGCCTGGTCCGAAGATCACCTGTCGCGCCGCAGTTTCACCAACCGGGTCTATTGGGCGCAACGCTCGGTCACCGGGGGCACCGCGGTGCCACTGTTCCTGCTGAACCGCGCGGACGACAGGCTTCTGGGCGCGATCACCCTCGACAATATCCGCCGGGGGCCGAGCCTGTCGGGCACGCTCGGCTATTGGATCGGGGAACGATACGCCCGCCAGGGCTATATGCGCGAAGCGATCTCGGCTGTTGTGCACCACGCCTTTCATCGCCTTGACCTGAGCCGGATCGAAGCAGCCTGCCTGCCGGAAAACACGCCTTCGCGGCGCCTGCTGGAAAGCTGCGGGTTCAAGTACGAGGGCGTCGCGCAAAGCTATCTTCAGATCGACGGCCGCTGGCGCACCCATGTGCTCTACGCCGCGCTGCGCATCGACAGACGCGGACGCACCGACGCGGGCTAAGCCGCCGTTGCCCGGTCCGCTCTGCGCATGGCGCCAATCTGAATTGGCCAAAATGCGGGCAAAGGGTGGTGTTTTTCGCCCCTTATCCCCCGGTAACGCCAGAGTTACCCAAAGGCGGCGACACTTTCGCTAGGATCTTACTGAAAGGTTCCCCTGCGGAAGGATCAGCCCATGTCCCGTTGCTCTGCCTTTGCGGCTTTCACCACTTTGCCGGCCCTGGCCGCGCTTTTCCTGCCCGATCCAGCCCCGGCGCAGGGCCGTGTCAGCCATTGTATCGCCATCGCCGATGCCGCGCCGGGGATCACCCATCTGCACAAGGCCAGCTTTCGTGATCCGGTGCCGGATTTCTCGGTCCGCAT
The Pseudooceanicola algae genome window above contains:
- the thrC gene encoding threonine synthase, producing the protein MKYISTRGKAPELTFEEAMLTGLARDGGLYVPEEIPSFSSEEIAALGGISYEEAAFRIMWPFLGNAFGADEFRACIARAYAGFGHAARAPLVQLEPNHFLAELFHGPTLAFKDFAMQLIGQLFQAALKKSGRRVTIVGATSGDTGSAAIEAFRGLDNVDVFILFPHGRVSEVQRRQMTTPADANVHALAVDGDFDTCQALVKDMFNDFAFRDEVGLAGVNSINWARVLAQVVYYFTSAVSLGAPDRKVSFTVPTGNFGDIFAGYIARRAGLPIDKLIVATNQNDILHRCLTTGEYRPDGVSPSISPSMDIQVSSNFERALFDALGRDGAAVGQLMDELKAGGFTVPQGALGHLQDLFASGRCSEDETRETIRDMRAQTGELLCPHSAVAVKVAREMRDPHVPMVTLATAHPAKFPDAVEAASGLRPGLPPRMADLFERPERLTRTSNDLAEIQALIRDKRAEA
- a CDS encoding cytochrome c oxidase assembly protein; this encodes MDRNIKTLWQTVGVVVVMGSLAWAAVPAYNFFCKVTGFGGITQEADAGSDIVLDQTIKVRFDGSLDRNMPWSFRPVQREMEVRIGETALAFYEAHNPTDRVVAGTAAYNVTPYEAGGFFTKIDCFCFTEQVLRPGETVQMPVTFYVDPEIVADRDAKHVHTITLGYTFYETELPEGYVVPEEQAELRVPTPTATDLN
- a CDS encoding cytochrome C oxidase assembly protein; the encoded protein is MPLAHEHEIHRRRFSRNAGLGVVLGAFVVLIFVLTFVKVTQQSMVFPDQPTTSGTPSAPFEVQEGQ
- a CDS encoding SURF1 family protein; amino-acid sequence: MRGKLIGSVVLGAAGLALLVSLGNWQVRRLDWKLGVIDRIETRMAAAPVALPVSPDPEADAYRAVEVAGRFTGRTLRVQSAMEGFGAGYHLIQALETPADGSLLIDRGFVPQGQPLPPAPTGAVTITGNLLWPDEQDGFTPDPDRQAGLFYARDVPSMAGLLGTRALMVVRRDGPAGGGALVVAPVGTAGIRNDHRGYAITWYSLAAVWLVMSGFLIYRMAKQSKGKAA
- a CDS encoding M16 family metallopeptidase, producing the protein MSVELSTLPNGFRIVSEHMPGLQSASIGIWIAAGGRHERPEQNGIAHFLEHMAFKGTRTRSALQIAEVIEDVGGYINAYTSREVTAYYARVLQNDVPLALEVIADILRDSVFDPHEIEVERGVILSEIGQALDTPDDVIFDWLQERAYPEQPLGRTILGPEERVRAFTREDLSGFVREHYGPGQMILSAAGAVDHAQIVQMAEKLFGDMAAHGQPDLVPARFVGGEIRHEKKLEQAHVTIGFESPDYRHKDAYAAQIYSAALGGGMSSRLFQEIREKRGLCYTIFAQAGAYTDSGMTTIYAGTTGKQIGELCELVLDEMKRAADGISEAEVNRARAQMKAGMLMGLEGASSRAERLARMIEIWGRVPDLDEIVQRIDSVTPEEIRAHAEHMATRAPMALALYGPVANAPDFAGLSAHRAA
- a CDS encoding GNAT family N-acetyltransferase; amino-acid sequence: MLRNRRKVRIETERMVLRPPIHADYRDWTTLRHSSMDFLTPWEPAWSEDHLSRRSFTNRVYWAQRSVTGGTAVPLFLLNRADDRLLGAITLDNIRRGPSLSGTLGYWIGERYARQGYMREAISAVVHHAFHRLDLSRIEAACLPENTPSRRLLESCGFKYEGVAQSYLQIDGRWRTHVLYAALRIDRRGRTDAG
- a CDS encoding cytochrome c oxidase subunit 3, which produces MAHEKNHDYHILPPSIYPFLGSVGTFIMLFGAVVWMKIAGPWMFLVGLVIVLYTMFGWWSDTVAENKAGDHTPVVRIGLRYGFILFIMSEVMFFAAWFWSFFKSAIYPLGPEYPAVDGVWPPAGIETFDPWHLPLINTLILLCSGAAATWAHHALVHENNRKDVKTGLTIAIALGLIFTAFQAYEYSHAAFGFGGNIYGANFFMATGFHGAHVIIGTIFLFICLMRFHSGHFTPENHVGFEAAAWYWHFVDVVWLFLFAAVYIWGG